From the Rhizobium sp. SL42 genome, the window GGCCCTTCTCATGAAGTCACACAACGGAATTTAGATTGCAGCCGTCACGATGAACTCGACCTTGTAGTCCGGGGTCGCCAGCGGAGCACCGCTGGTGGCGCGGGCCGGCGGGTTTGCCGGGTCGATCCAGCCTTCCCAGACGGCGTTCATTTCGGCGAAGGTCGACATGTCGGACAGATAGATGATTGTCTGCAGGATCTTCGACTTGTCGGAGCCGGCAGCCGCCAGCAGGCGGTCCACTTCGGCCAGCGCCGATTTCGACTGTTCGGTGACCGTGGTGCCTTCGCCAACCTGGCCGGCGAGATAGACAGTGTTGCCGTGCACGACGGCGCCGCTCATACGCTTGCCCGGTTCGATACGCTTGATGGTCATGGAATTCTCCTATCGGATGTTGAAACGGAACGACGACGCCGCGCTTTGCCCGGCGTCGTCAGGGATAAATTGAAAAGGCTTCAACCGCGCTGACGCAGCGCATGCTCGTAGGTTGCCGTGGAACGGGCGCCCGAACGGCAGTAGCCAAGCATCGGACGCTCGAAATCCTCCAGCGCATCGACCATGCCGACCACCGCTTCCGGTGTCACACCCATGGGGCCGACCGGGACGTGCTTGATCTTGATGCCGAGCTGTTCAGCCCGCGCTGCCACGGCGGCAAATTCCGGCTGACCGAATTCCTCGCCGTCCGGACGATGGCAGACGATCGATTTGAAACCGAGTTCCTTGACCGTGTCCACATCCTCGACCGTGATCTGGCCGCTAACGGAATATTCCTCGTTGATCTGCCTGATATTCATCGGCGCACCTCTCTCAAACTTTGGCCGAAACATCTACGACGGGCTTACCGGGGCGTCAATCACAGACAGTGGTCCTTCGGTACGCCGCATCAGACGAAGGAAAAGGCCAGCCCGTATTCACGGCTCTCGCCGGGCGCCAGCATGACGAACTCGCCACGTGCCTCCAGCGCATCCCGGCTCTCCCAACGATGTGAGACCGGCTCAATGCCCAACACATGTGCCGGCGCCTTCTGGTTCCGCCAAACCTGTAGATAGGGCAAAGTATCGGTACGGAAGCGCACTTTCAGACGTTTTCCGCCGATCGCCCGGATCGGTCCGAGACGGAGCTCGGCCCAGCCGCCCTTGCCCGCCGGCACGCAAAAAATGCCGCCATCCTTCTCGCCGAAAGTCCACGGGAAGCCACCGTCATCGAGCATCGCGCCTTCCAGCCGCACGCCATCGTCGAAATGCTTGGCGCCGAGGTTCATGTGGTACATCAGGAACGCTGGAAACGGCGCACCACCGGTGTTGGTGACGACATCGCTCAGTTGCACCTCACCACTGTCGGCCTTCAGCCGCCAGATCCGGTCGAGACGCGCCCGTCCCCCATCCGCCAGTACGACCGGCACGGTCGCGCGAGCGACAAGATCCCCGCTTTCGGTGGAAACCTCAACCGCTTCGGCCGGATGCGATGAATAGGATCCATGCAGCGGGAACAATCCCTCGCCACCCGGCATTGGTTGCGGATGGCGGATATGGTCGGGCCCACAGGTAAACAGAAAGCCTTCGAGCGAATGGTCGATGCGGGCATCGCCGTCATCGGGAATAGCCCGCCCCGGTGCCAGATCGACACCATCGACAACGCAGGCGCCGATATCGAACACCGAACCCTCATCCAGCGAGAGTTGCGGTCCCTTCGGGCCATGGAATGCAATCATGCGTGACTTCCCTCCGCGACCGCGGGTACATGGCGAAAATGCCCAGCCGCCATGAGGTCTTCAAGACCACCAAGGCCGGTATCGAGTGCCGATAGATAGGGCAAATCGATGATTGCCTCAAGCCGATGTTGAAACTCGATGGCCTTCTGCCTGAAGGTGGAAAAACGCGCCCGGCCGGCCGGCGAGAGCGACAAAAGCTCGAAGCGTCGATCATGGGCATCGCGCTTGCGCTCCAGATAGCTACGCTCCTCCAAAACCTTGACCGCCCGGCTGATCTTGGTCTTCGACAGTCCCGACTGCCCGCAGATAGCCTTTGCCGTTGTGATCGTCGCGTCCCCTAGCGACCACAGAACCTGCCATTCGGACCAGGAAAGTTCGTCCTCTGGCCCGCAGAATCGCATAAACACCATGTCCAATCGTTCGGTCGCTCTGATCAATCGATACGGAAGAAAAGACTCCATGCTGAAACTGTCCTGCATCGCTCCACCCCACGATGGCCCCAAGTCAACTCGACGGAAAGATAGACGACAAATCTTCCATGCCACCGCAGATAGTTAACCATTAATTCACTATGAATTCACCTTTTCCACATTAGTGTCAAATTTGACGCGTTTGTCGCCTGCATAGACGAGGATTCTGCATCGTGTTCGACATCAAGAAAACCGGCCTGCTTCTGGTGGCAATGACCGCCGCACCAATATTCGACACCGCCCCGTCCATGGCGCAGTCCGCCTATGGTTACCGCCAGCCACAGACATTGCTCGTCTCGCCCGAAGGCGAGATCCTCGACTATGTGCCGGAGACCGGAGAGGTCGTCATCAGCCGCGACCAGATGGGACGCACGGTGCTGATCGATCGTTACGGCAATGTCGTGGCGACCGAAATTCCGGCAGAAAGCTATTTCCCGCCGAGCCAGCATGCCTCCAATCCAAACCTGCCGGGCGTCTACGACCCCTATGGAAATCCGCGCACCGAGGCTCCGGCCTGGGACGACAACGTCGTCACCGGCTCGGTTCCGCAGGATGGCCCAATCGACCGCCAGGCGCTTGATGCACTGCCGGAGGACATGCCCTATGGCGGTCCCGACCAGCCGCCGCCGACCGAAACGTCTACGCCGCGCATCGTCACACCGGACATCCCGGTGAAGAGCAACCTGTCGCAACTCGAAATGACCGCGCTGCAGGTTTTTCTCGATCGCGAGGGCGTGTCCCCCGGCGTGATCGACGGCAAGATGGGCCAGAACGTCAACAAGGCGCTGGTCGCCTGGCAGCAGATGACCGGCGAGACCATCGACCCGAACAATGCGGAGGAAGTGCTGGAGCGCCTGCGCCTGTCCGGCGGCCTTGCGATCACCAGCTACACCATTACGCCGGGTGACGCCGCTGGCCCCTATGTCGCGTCTATCCCGGAAGACTACAGCCACAAGGCGATGCTTCCGGCGCTCTCCTTCACGTCGACAACCGAAATGCTGGCCGAAAAATTCCATATGGACGAGGCCTATCTGAAGTCCCTCAATCCGGGCGTCGACTTCACCATTCCCGGCACGATCATAAAGGTGGTCGATCCAGGTCCGATAAAGGCCGGCAAGGTTGCGCGCATCGTCGCCAACAAGGGATTGAAGCAGGTCTTTGCCTATGGTGAGGACGGTGCTCTTGTTGCCGCCTATCCCGCCAGCATCGGCTCGTCCGACACACCCTCGCCGTCCGGCACGGTGACGATCGAGCGTATCGCGCTTAATCCGGGTTACACATACAATCCGAAGATCAACTTCCAGCAGGGTGAAAACAACAAGGTTCTTGCCATTCCGCCCGGCCCCAACGGCCCCGTCGGCACGGTCTGGCTTGCCCTTTCCAAGCCGACCTACGGCATTCACGGTACGCCCGAGCCATCCAAGATCGGCAGAACCCAGAGCCATGGCTGCATCCGCCTGACCAATTGGGACGCGACGGAACTGGCCAAGATGGTCAGCGCCGGAGTAACCGTCGAGTTCGTTGAATAATCGACCAAATCCCGCAAGACAAGGAAAGGCCTCCGGAGATGATCCGGAGGCCTTTTCACGTCTGCTGACCAAAATATCGGCAACGAAAAGCCGCCCGACCTTGACGGTCGGACGGCTTCAAGCACTTCCAATTGAAATTATCTCAGGCTGCGTTGCGCACCAACCGGAACAACCGGCGCGGCTGCGTCGTGCGGATCACCTTGACCGGCAGCAGCCGCATGACTTCGGCCGCGAACGCCTGCGCATTCTCGCGTGCCTTGTCGAGATTGCTGATCTTCGCTGCATCCATCGAATACAGCGTGCCGCCACAGTCGAAGATCTCGCGATAGGCGCTGCGCTCGACGATCGGCGTATCGATCACGTTGACACCACGCGTCGCCAGCAGCCCTTTGATCGTCAGCAGCGCACGCGTGGTAACCATGGATGTCACACGGGTGAGCACGACCGAATGCGGAATGACCATGCGACCGGCATCTTCCATCATCTTGATCAGATCGAGGATCTGCGCGCCGCCCTTGGCGTCCATGGCGCAGCCCTGGATCGGGATCATCACGTGATCGGACAGACCGACAGCCGTTGTCACCATGGCATCGCGCGCGCCGGCGAGATCCATGACGATGTAGTCATTGGTGCGCGAGAGTTCGCGAATATGCCCCTGCACGGAGGCCACCGACACTTCCGAAACCACTTCGATATTGTGCTGCGGACCGGAGGTGTCGAACCACTGGGTAATCCAGCGCTGCGGGTCGGCGTCCAGGATCGCGACCCGATAGCCCTGATGCGCCAATTCGGTAGCAAGCAGAAGCGCCGCAGTGGTCTTGCCGGCCCCACCTTTGGCATTGGCAAATGAGATAACTGGCATTCTCTGTCCTCAAGGGTCTCGTCCGAGCGTCTCATCGCTCTGGAGCAGCCCTGATCATTGGCGCCCGCTACCTGCATTCTTTCTAATTATGGTTAACAAACAGAAAATATGAAGCAAAAACGCCCTCCCCTAAATCAGGGAGGGCGCTCAGTAAAATCCAATGAATTCAACAGGCAAGAATGGATGCAATCGTCGCATTGGCGACGTCAACCCCGCAAGGGCACGCAGGAACCGACATGCCGCGGCTCAACACGTCCGGCTTTGAGATCAGCGAGATTCGGCAGTGACGGATCCGGACCACCGACGCTTTCCTCGAAAACCACCCGGTCGAGCTTGATCATCTTGCCGCTCGGAAGAAAGCTCACCAGTGTCTTGGAATCGATGACGGCCATGCCGAACTTGGCCTTGCAGAAGTGCTTGCCATCCTTGCCGCTGAGCACCCAACCCATGGAGCCCGATTTGGCATGGCTCATTGCAGCGACCGTGTAGCCCTTCTTCAAAAGGCCCGAATAACTCTCGGCAGAAGCCGTGCCTGCGGCCAGCACGCAAAACGATGCCAGCAGCGTGGACAGATAGAAACGATGTCTGATCATGAACTTCCCTTGATACCACCTGCCATTGTAGCAGACCGACTCGGCAACTGTATTCGAGACAAAACACACAGAAAAGCCCGGCATCGCCAGATGCCGGGCCAATATCGTGAATATGCAAGGTCTTAGAAGCAGTCGGCGAACAGCTGCTTGGTATTTTCCAGCGTCAGCTTGACCGGATTGCCACCTGCACTCGGATCCTCGATCGCCATTGCCGACAACTCGTCGACGCGGTCATTGGCAATGCCCATGGCCGTCAGGTTTTCCGGAACGTGAAGTTCGGCACGCAGCGACAGGACATAGTCGTAGAACCCGTCAAAGCCGCCAGAAATGCCGAGATAGGCAGCAGCCCGTTCGATCTTGTCCTCGATCACTTCGCGATTGAAGCGCAATACCGGCGGCATCACCACCGCATTGGTCATGCCGTGATGGGTATTGTAGACGGCGCCGATAGGATGCGACAGCGCATGAATTGCGCCAAGCCCCTTCTGGAACGCGACGGCACCCATAGCGGCAGCCGACATCATGTTGCTGCGAGCCTCGATATCGGTTCCGTCATGATAGGCGCGCGGCAGGAAATCCTTGACCAGGCGCATGCCTTCCAGCGCTATGCCGGCAGACATCGGGTGATAGAAAGGCGACGAATAGGCTTCCAGGCAATGGGCAAACGCGTCCATGCCCGTGCCGGCCGTGATGATCTTCGGCATGCCGACCGTCAATTCCGGATCGCAGATGACGACACCCGGCAGGAATTTCGGATGGAAGATGATCTTCTTCACATGGGTGACCGAATTGGTGATCACCGAGGCGCGGCCGACTTCAGAGCCTGTGCCGGCCGTGGTCGGCACGGCGACGATCGGTGCGATGCCGTCGGAATTGGCACGCGTCCACCAGTCACCAATATCCTCGAAATCCCAGACCGGACGGGTCTGGCCAACCATGAAGGCAACGCATTTGCCAAGATCGAGGCCGGAACCGCCGCCGAAGGCAACGACACCGTCATGGCCGCCATCCTTGTAGGCCTTGATGCCGGCTTCCAGATTCTTCTCATTCGGGTTCGGATCGACATCGGCGAAGATCGCCCGGCCGAGACCGGCTTCTTCCAGAACCTCAAGCGCTGCCTGGGTGATCTGCATCGGCGCCAGACCACGATCGGTGATCAGCAGCGGCTTTTTCATGCCGAGCGACTTGCAGGCATCGGCCAGTTCCTTGATCCGGCCACGGCCCATCTTGATGGCGGTCGGATAGCTCCAGTTGGCGACGATATTCATTTCGTGACTTTCTTCAGATGGTAGGATTTCGGGCGGGTCAGGTTCTGGAAGCCGAGCACGGAGAGCGAGCCGCCCTTGCCGGTTTCCTTGACGCCGGTCCAGCATAGCGCCGGATCGAGATAATCGGCGCGGTTCATGAAGACGGTACCGGTCTCGATCTCGCGACCGATGCGCGAGGCGCGTTCCGGATCCTGCGTCCAGAGTGACGCGGTCAGGCCGTAAGGGCTGTCATTCATCAGGCCGAGCGCTTCTTCATCACTTTTCACCTTCATGATGCCGACGGCCGGACCAAAGGTCTCGTCCTTCATGAAGGCCATCGAGTGATCGACGTTTACCAGCACCTGCGGCATGATATAGGCGCCGCCGTCATCGGCCTGGAACAGTTTCGGATCGACGAGCGCCTTGGCGCCCTTCGACACGGCATCGGCGATCTGCTCGCGCACAACCTTGGCGAAGCGCTTGTTCGCCATCGGCCCGAGCGTCGTTTCCTTGTCGAGCGGATTGCCGAGCTTGTAGTTCGACACCCAGGCGACCGACTTCTCGACGAAGGCGTCATAGAGGCTCTCATGCACATAGATGCGCTCGATGCCGCAGCAGCACTGGCCGGAATTGTAGGTCGCGCCGTCCATCAGCGTATCGACAGCGGCATCTAGGTCCGCGTCCTCCATCACGTAACCCGGATCCTTGCCGCCAAGCTCGAGGCCGAGACCGGCGAAAGTTCCGGCGGCGGCCCGCTCGATCGAACGACCGCCCTCGACCGAGCCGGTGAAATTGATGAAGTTGAAGTTGCCGGCCGCAATCAGCGCCGAGGTCGTGGCGTGGTCGAGGAAGAGGTTGATGAAGACATCATCCGGAACGCCCGCCTCGACAAAGGCACGCACCATGCGCTCGCCGACCAGCAGCGTCTGCGTCGCATGTTTGATGACGACGGTATTGCCGGCCATCAGCGCCGGCGCGATCGTGTTGATCGCCGTCATGTAGGGATAGTTCCACGGCGCAATGACGAAGACCACACCATGCGGCTCGCGCTCGATGCGGCGGGAAAACGTCGCGCTGTCCTCGACAACCAGCGGCGCCAGCGCGTCGGCGGCAATCGCCGCGACATAGTTGGAGCGCTCGTTGAAACCCTTGTATTCGCCGCCATAGCGCACAGGACGGCCCATCATGTGCGCCAGTTCCGGCACCACTTCGTCGGCCATCTCGTTCAGGCGGGCAACGCCCTTCAGCACGAGTTGCACGCGGTCTTCGAGCGGCCGGCGCGCCCAGGCCTTCTGCGCCTTGCGGGCACGGCCGACAGCCTCCGTCGCCGCTTCCAGCGACATGGCCGGTCGCTCGGCATAAACCGATCCGTCGATCGGCGAAATGCATTGGATCATGGTCATGATCTTTTTCCTGTTGTTGCATAAAGAAGATGACAGCGGCAATCGCCGCTGTCCTTGTTTTCACCCTACGACGGCGAAGGTGGCAGCCTCAAGGCCGCCTTGTGTCACGCGCGCTCGAAGCCGCGCGCCACCTCCCAATCCGTGATGCGCCGGTCATATTCTTCCTGTTCCCACTCTGCCGCGCGGACGTAGTGGTCGACGACATTGTCGCCGAATGCCGAGCGCAGCATCGCAGACTTGGTCAATTCTTCGGTCGCCGCGCGCAGCGTGCGTGGGATTTCCCGCACATCGGTTGCACCATAGGCATCGCCGGTGAATGCGGCTTCGAGTTCCATCTTCTTCTCGATGCCGTCGATGCCGGCAGCAATCAGGGCCGCCATGGCAAGATACGGATTGAGGTCGGAGCCACCGACGCGGCATTCGACGCGGATAGCCTTGGTATCCTCGCCGCACAACCGGTAGCCGGCGGTACGGTTGTCCTTCGACCAGATTGCCTTGGTCGGCGCGAATGTGCCAGCCATGAAGCGCTTGTAGGAATTGATATAGGGCGCGAGGAAATAGGTAATCTCGCTGGCATGGCTAAGCAGGCCGGCCATGTATTGCCGCATCAGCTCGGACATGCCGTATTTGCCCTTCTCGTCGTAAAACAGCGGCTTGCCATCGAGCGACCAGAGCGACTGGTGGATGTGTGACGACGAACCGGCTGCAGTGTAATGCCACTTGGCGAGGAAGGTGATCGCCTTGCCCTGCGACCAGGCAATTTCCTTGCAGCCGTTCTTGATGATCACATGGCGGTCGGCCATGGTCAGCGCATCGGCGTAGCGGACATTGATTTCTTCCTGTCCGGCGGACGCCTCACCCTTGGAATTCTCGACCGGGATGCCCGCGCCCTGCAGGCCCTTGCGGATCGCGCGCATGACACCCTCTTCCTTGGTCGTCTGGAAAATGTGATAGTCTTCGTTATAGCCCGAAGCCAGCTTCAGGTTGCGGTAGCCGCTCGCCTGAGCGGTTTCATAGCTCTGGTCGAACAGGAAGAATTCGAGTTCGGTCGCCATGAACGGCTTCATGCCCATGGCTTCCAGCCGCTTGACCTGCTTCTTAAGGATGGCGCGCGGCGAATGCGGCACCTCCTCATGCGTATGATGATCGAGCATATCGCAGAGAACGAGTGCGGTTCCTTCCAGCCAGGGCGTCTTTCGAAGCGTCGAAAGGTCGGGCTTCATGGTGTAGTCGCCATAACCCTTTTCCCAGCTCGTCGCCTTGTAGCCGGAGACCGTTTCCATTTCCATGTCGGTGGCAAGCAGATAATTGCAGCTATGCGTTTCCTTGTAGGCGCTCTCGACGAAGAATTCCGCCTGGAAGCGCTTGCCCATCAATCGGCCCTGCATGTCCACCTGGCAGGCCAGAACGGTATCGATGCGGCCTTCGGCGACATCCTTCTTCAAGTCTTCAAATGTGTAGGTGGTGGTCATGGGTGCCATCCGAATGGGTAGGTAAAAGGAACAGGAAACCGCGCCGCAGGCACTGGTTAAATGACGTGGGCAGCAAGCCGGAAGCACGACGCCACCGGCTTGCTGTTTTGTTCAACGGTCAGGCGCCCTCACCGACAGCCTTTTCGGCTGCGGCAATCTCGGCCTGGCGCTTGGCAACTTCTTCGCCGATGGGAGGTCCTTTGAAACGCTTGTTTTCAAAGACGAACCAGACGATGGCAGTGATGACGAAGAAGCCGATCGTGATCGGAAGCGCCCAGTCATTCGGCGGCTGGATGCCGATGTAGAAGATCAGCGCCATGGCAAGAACCACCAGGACCGCAACGAGACGGAACAGGCCTGCTCCCATGTTCCAGGGACCCATTGCCGGCCACTTCGGCGTCCCGATGGCAACAAAGCCGAGCGCAATCGGAAGCGCGAAGGACAGGAACAGGAAGATGACCGTGCACGACACGACGATGGAATAGGCAGGCGTGCCGGCAATGGTGATGGCCGACGTGAACCACACGAACAAAACCGACAGGATCGAACCCGTCCAGATCGCAGCCACCGGCGAGCGATACTTCGTGCTGACCTTGGCAAGCGCTGCAGAGCCCGGCAGGCCCTTGTCACGCGAGAAGGCAAAGATCATCCGCGACAGCGAAGTCACCGTGGCAAGACCGCACAGGAACTGCGAAATGAAGATCAGGAAGTAGAGGATCTCCTTCATCGTCGGATTCACCTGCGCGTCCATCGCCCAGAAGAACACGTTCCAGCCCTGCTTTGCCGCATCATCCATGTTCGGCAGCATCAGGACGAACGAGCACAGCATGATGTAACCGAACAGCGCCGACCAGAATACCGACGAGATCATGCCGCGTGGCACGGATTCGGCCGCCTTGACCGTTTCTTCCGACGTATGCGCCGAAGCGTCATAGCCGGTGATCGTGTAGATCGGCAGCAACAGACCGAGAAGGAAGGCCATGGTGCCGGACACGGCAAATGGCCAGACAAGCGACGCGCCCTCGGTGCCGGTATAGTTGGCAAACGTGAAGAGGCGGCCAATTTCGAAGCTCGGCGCCGAAAACAGGCAAACCACCGTCAGCAGGATAGCCGTGACAAAGATCAAATAGCCCGAGAAATCGGTGAGCTTTGCCGTCAGGCCGATACCGAAATGGTTGATGCCGGCCTGCAGACCGGTGATCAGCGCCACGAAGAGGACGCGATGCGTCAGCGTGTCTTCGATGCCGAAATAGGCGCCGAACGAGCCGAAGAAGAAGTAGAAGGTGCCGACATTGATGGCGCCCAGAACGGTGACAAGTCCGAGCAGGTTCAGCCAGGCAGCCAGCCAGCCGGTGAAGCGGTTACCGAGGATCGAACCCCAGTGATAGAGGCCGCCGGCCGTCGGATAGGCCGAACTGATCTGCGCCAGACCGAGTGCGAACAGGCCCGAGATCAGGCAACCGAGCGGCCAGCCGATACCGATCGCAGCGCCGCCGGCGCCGGACGTAGCCTGGCCGAGGGAGTTGATACCGCCCGACAGGATGCAAATGATTGAAAAGGAAATGGCGAAGTTCGAAAATGAACTCATCCGTCGTTCGAGTTCCTGGGCATAGCCCATGGAATGCAGGATATGAAGATCCTGCTTTTTATCGGAATCAGAATAGTCTGACATGACGTCCCCCAATTGACGATTATCCGCGGAATTGCGGACAATTGACTGTCTTTCAGTTCCACCACTGACGGGCGGAGGTTGCAGCAGAGCCGCTCCCCTCGGGGTCTTGTTATTGTTTCAGGCAGTCGTTGATCGCGCGTTTGATCAGGACTGCCAGATAATCGGCCACAACCCCTTGGCCGTTACTCTCCGCGATCAGGTCATTGCGGACCTCGATCATGACATTGAGATGCCCCTGCGGCAGGGCATGCAATTTCAGGCTATGCGTGACGCCGTCCTCCGGACCGTAGGGCGCATTGCGCTCCACCCGGAACGGGCCACCCCTGGCGGCCTCCAGCATGCCATCCGCCAACCGGCTGTCGGCATCGTGCAGGATGCCGATCTCAACGGCCCGCGGCTTGCCGAAATACACCGGCGTGAAACTGTGCACGGTGACGAGGACGCTCGCGCGGCCGTCCGCCCGGCGCGCGGCAAGCGTCGCGCTGATGCGATCGTGAAACGGCACATAGAGTGCTGCGGTGCGCGCGTAGCGCTCGGCCGCATCAAGGTCGCGGTTCCCCGGAATGTCGTAGATTTCGCTGCGATCCGGCATGGCGGCGGGTGATTCCGGCGGGCGATTGCAGTCGTAGAGCAGACGGGAGAACCGCTGGTGGATCAGCACCGCATCAAGCTTTTCCGACAACAGCCGCGAAACCGCCAGGGCGCCCGGATCCCAGGCGATGTGGCTTTCCAGCGCTTCGGCCGTAAGGCCTAGGTCCCCTGCCCGCACAGGCAAGGCGCGACTTGCATGTTCACAGACCAGCACCACGGCGCCTGAAGCAGCGGAATTCTCCACTGCAACGGCTTCGCCGTCCGCCGACGTCAGGATGTCTGGCCTTGAGAGCATGCTGATTTCCCCTGCGCCATTCGGCTGCATTTATTGAGAAGAGAATTCTTCACGATTTAGCCGCTGTCAATGGGATCTGAAGAAATCTCTTCAAAATAGCAATTGACACATTCCGGCCATAAAGGCTTAATTCTCCAAAAGCCGGCAAAAGATCGGCTTGAGGGGAGACCATCGGTCCTTGCTAAGTGCGTCCAAGACAGTGTCGGACGTGATCCACGCCC encodes:
- a CDS encoding RidA family protein codes for the protein MTIKRIEPGKRMSGAVVHGNTVYLAGQVGEGTTVTEQSKSALAEVDRLLAAAGSDKSKILQTIIYLSDMSTFAEMNAVWEGWIDPANPPARATSGAPLATPDYKVEFIVTAAI
- a CDS encoding TIGR01244 family sulfur transferase → MNIRQINEEYSVSGQITVEDVDTVKELGFKSIVCHRPDGEEFGQPEFAAVAARAEQLGIKIKHVPVGPMGVTPEAVVGMVDALEDFERPMLGYCRSGARSTATYEHALRQRG
- a CDS encoding DUF4432 family protein → MIAFHGPKGPQLSLDEGSVFDIGACVVDGVDLAPGRAIPDDGDARIDHSLEGFLFTCGPDHIRHPQPMPGGEGLFPLHGSYSSHPAEAVEVSTESGDLVARATVPVVLADGGRARLDRIWRLKADSGEVQLSDVVTNTGGAPFPAFLMYHMNLGAKHFDDGVRLEGAMLDDGGFPWTFGEKDGGIFCVPAGKGGWAELRLGPIRAIGGKRLKVRFRTDTLPYLQVWRNQKAPAHVLGIEPVSHRWESRDALEARGEFVMLAPGESREYGLAFSFV
- a CDS encoding MarR family winged helix-turn-helix transcriptional regulator translates to MESFLPYRLIRATERLDMVFMRFCGPEDELSWSEWQVLWSLGDATITTAKAICGQSGLSKTKISRAVKVLEERSYLERKRDAHDRRFELLSLSPAGRARFSTFRQKAIEFQHRLEAIIDLPYLSALDTGLGGLEDLMAAGHFRHVPAVAEGSHA
- a CDS encoding L,D-transpeptidase family protein, with protein sequence MTAAPIFDTAPSMAQSAYGYRQPQTLLVSPEGEILDYVPETGEVVISRDQMGRTVLIDRYGNVVATEIPAESYFPPSQHASNPNLPGVYDPYGNPRTEAPAWDDNVVTGSVPQDGPIDRQALDALPEDMPYGGPDQPPPTETSTPRIVTPDIPVKSNLSQLEMTALQVFLDREGVSPGVIDGKMGQNVNKALVAWQQMTGETIDPNNAEEVLERLRLSGGLAITSYTITPGDAAGPYVASIPEDYSHKAMLPALSFTSTTEMLAEKFHMDEAYLKSLNPGVDFTIPGTIIKVVDPGPIKAGKVARIVANKGLKQVFAYGEDGALVAAYPASIGSSDTPSPSGTVTIERIALNPGYTYNPKINFQQGENNKVLAIPPGPNGPVGTVWLALSKPTYGIHGTPEPSKIGRTQSHGCIRLTNWDATELAKMVSAGVTVEFVE
- a CDS encoding ParA family protein is translated as MPVISFANAKGGAGKTTAALLLATELAHQGYRVAILDADPQRWITQWFDTSGPQHNIEVVSEVSVASVQGHIRELSRTNDYIVMDLAGARDAMVTTAVGLSDHVMIPIQGCAMDAKGGAQILDLIKMMEDAGRMVIPHSVVLTRVTSMVTTRALLTIKGLLATRGVNVIDTPIVERSAYREIFDCGGTLYSMDAAKISNLDKARENAQAFAAEVMRLLPVKVIRTTQPRRLFRLVRNAA
- a CDS encoding iron-containing alcohol dehydrogenase, whose product is MNIVANWSYPTAIKMGRGRIKELADACKSLGMKKPLLITDRGLAPMQITQAALEVLEEAGLGRAIFADVDPNPNEKNLEAGIKAYKDGGHDGVVAFGGGSGLDLGKCVAFMVGQTRPVWDFEDIGDWWTRANSDGIAPIVAVPTTAGTGSEVGRASVITNSVTHVKKIIFHPKFLPGVVICDPELTVGMPKIITAGTGMDAFAHCLEAYSSPFYHPMSAGIALEGMRLVKDFLPRAYHDGTDIEARSNMMSAAAMGAVAFQKGLGAIHALSHPIGAVYNTHHGMTNAVVMPPVLRFNREVIEDKIERAAAYLGISGGFDGFYDYVLSLRAELHVPENLTAMGIANDRVDELSAMAIEDPSAGGNPVKLTLENTKQLFADCF
- a CDS encoding aldehyde dehydrogenase family protein, with product MTMIQCISPIDGSVYAERPAMSLEAATEAVGRARKAQKAWARRPLEDRVQLVLKGVARLNEMADEVVPELAHMMGRPVRYGGEYKGFNERSNYVAAIAADALAPLVVEDSATFSRRIEREPHGVVFVIAPWNYPYMTAINTIAPALMAGNTVVIKHATQTLLVGERMVRAFVEAGVPDDVFINLFLDHATTSALIAAGNFNFINFTGSVEGGRSIERAAAGTFAGLGLELGGKDPGYVMEDADLDAAVDTLMDGATYNSGQCCCGIERIYVHESLYDAFVEKSVAWVSNYKLGNPLDKETTLGPMANKRFAKVVREQIADAVSKGAKALVDPKLFQADDGGAYIMPQVLVNVDHSMAFMKDETFGPAVGIMKVKSDEEALGLMNDSPYGLTASLWTQDPERASRIGREIETGTVFMNRADYLDPALCWTGVKETGKGGSLSVLGFQNLTRPKSYHLKKVTK
- a CDS encoding glutamine synthetase family protein translates to MTTTYTFEDLKKDVAEGRIDTVLACQVDMQGRLMGKRFQAEFFVESAYKETHSCNYLLATDMEMETVSGYKATSWEKGYGDYTMKPDLSTLRKTPWLEGTALVLCDMLDHHTHEEVPHSPRAILKKQVKRLEAMGMKPFMATELEFFLFDQSYETAQASGYRNLKLASGYNEDYHIFQTTKEEGVMRAIRKGLQGAGIPVENSKGEASAGQEEINVRYADALTMADRHVIIKNGCKEIAWSQGKAITFLAKWHYTAAGSSSHIHQSLWSLDGKPLFYDEKGKYGMSELMRQYMAGLLSHASEITYFLAPYINSYKRFMAGTFAPTKAIWSKDNRTAGYRLCGEDTKAIRVECRVGGSDLNPYLAMAALIAAGIDGIEKKMELEAAFTGDAYGATDVREIPRTLRAATEELTKSAMLRSAFGDNVVDHYVRAAEWEQEEYDRRITDWEVARGFERA
- a CDS encoding amino acid permease is translated as MSDYSDSDKKQDLHILHSMGYAQELERRMSSFSNFAISFSIICILSGGINSLGQATSGAGGAAIGIGWPLGCLISGLFALGLAQISSAYPTAGGLYHWGSILGNRFTGWLAAWLNLLGLVTVLGAINVGTFYFFFGSFGAYFGIEDTLTHRVLFVALITGLQAGINHFGIGLTAKLTDFSGYLIFVTAILLTVVCLFSAPSFEIGRLFTFANYTGTEGASLVWPFAVSGTMAFLLGLLLPIYTITGYDASAHTSEETVKAAESVPRGMISSVFWSALFGYIMLCSFVLMLPNMDDAAKQGWNVFFWAMDAQVNPTMKEILYFLIFISQFLCGLATVTSLSRMIFAFSRDKGLPGSAALAKVSTKYRSPVAAIWTGSILSVLFVWFTSAITIAGTPAYSIVVSCTVIFLFLSFALPIALGFVAIGTPKWPAMGPWNMGAGLFRLVAVLVVLAMALIFYIGIQPPNDWALPITIGFFVITAIVWFVFENKRFKGPPIGEEVAKRQAEIAAAEKAVGEGA